CGCCATCGTCATCTTGCTTAAGCTTATGATTTTTTGCGCTTTATTCTTTAAATTTTGGCTAAGGCCGTAAGCTCCACCTATGAAAAAGTTAATTTGTGAATTTGAGTTTAAAATTTGTGCGAATTCTTGGCTGTCAAGTTGCAAGCCATTTTCATCAAGCATTACGCAAAAGCCTTTTAAATTTGGCTCATAAATTTCATCATAAGCTCTTAATGCTTCGCTTTTTCCAGTGCTTTGAGCTTTTGCTATTTTTTCATTGAAAAAGACTTTATCGTTTATCTTGGCAAATTTTGCACTCATTTTTATATATTCTTGTATTTCGTTTTCAAAGTTGTCACGTGATGATTTTTGAATGCTAAAAACTGAAATTTCCAAATTTAGCCTTTGGTTTTTAGCTTTAGTTCAAAGTTATTTCCGCTCTCATCTTGTCTTTCTTTTTGATGCATTGTCTTGTTATTTGTGAGAAATTTAACCATATCGCTTATATATTTTTTATGTTCGCTTCTTGGCACAATAGCATCGATTAAGCCATGTTCTAACAAAAACTCAGCTCTTTGAAATCCCTCTGGAAGGTCAGCACCAATGGTTTGTTTGATGACCCTTTGACCGGCAAAGCCTATCAATGCGCCAGGTTCAGCAATTATTAGATCTCCAAGCCAAGCAAAAGAGGCACTAACGCCACCCATCGTCGGATCAGTAAGTATTGAGATGTAAGGTAGCTTTGCTTCATCAAGTAGTTTTAAAGCAGCTGATGTCTTTGACATTTGCATCAAAGAGAATGTACTCTCTTGCATTCTAGCTCCACCTGAAGCACTCACTATGACTAAAGCTTGGCGTTTTTCTATTGCTCGTTTTATCGCTCTTACGATCTTTTCACCCTCAACTGAAGCTAGCGAACCACCCATGAAACCAAAGTCAAAAACAACTAGCTGGATATCTTGCCCGTCGCATTTACCTTCGCCACATATCACTGAGCTTGTGCGTCCTGTTTTTTCTTTATTTTCTGTGATCCTTTTTTTGTATGATTTTTTATCAACAAAATTTAATGGATCTACCGGTTTTAAATTCGCGTCAAATTCTACAAAGCTATCTTCATCACAGATCAAATTTATGCGATCAGTAGCTTTTAATCTCATATGATAGCCACATTTCGGGCATACATTAAAACAAGCTTCAACTTCTTTGTAGTACATCAGTGAGTGACAATTATCGCATTTTACCCAGTGCGTAGGTGCTTCTTCTGGACGAGGTTGAGCTTTTCTTATCTTTGAAAAAATATCTGAGAAATTCATATTTTTACCCACTTATATTAAAAATTGTGGGATTATATCTAATGTTTGCCTTGCTTTTTCTTATATGACTTAAAGTTTATTTATTTGTGGAGGTTTAAAGGGGCAAGTTAGCCCCTTTAAAGTATCTTGTTAGAATCGTCTTCCAATAGTAAATTCAAATGTATTTGTATCATCACCCTCTTTAGGTTTAAGAGCTTTTGCAAAGATTAGTTGAAGTGGTCCGATAGGAGTTATCCACTCGATACCAGTACCAACTGATGATCTTTTTATCTCATTTAGACTATTTTCACCGATCATGCCGTAGTCATAAAATACAACACCACGCATTTTGACACGATCTATTATAGGGAAGCTTATTTCAGCTGAATTATTAAACGAAGTTTCGCCGCCATATTCGTAGTAGTCGCCATTATATTTTACCTTTGGAGATACGGTTCTACTCTCGTAACCACGTAAGCTTCTTATACCACCAAGGTAAAGTCTTTCGTTGATTGGAGTATATCCTCTTTCCCAAATTTTGCCAAAGCTTGCTTTGTATCTTAAGATAAGATCGTAGTCGATGTACTCTCTAAGGCCTAGATAGTAGTTGAAATTTGTGCGATTTTTGATAAAGTCTATATCGCCACCAAGCCCAGCTATCTCAAATGATGTGCTAGCTATGATGCCACGTCTTGGCAAGTAATAATCATCAGTGCTATTATATGTTAAAGCCGGAGTTATGGCACTTTTTATAGCTTTACCTTCTCTATAAATTTCTTTTTTGGTTTTTGTGTTGATATCTCTTAGTTCATCATCTTTTAAGGTAATTTTGCTTTGCTCAATGTTGTAAGTAAGTGATGCACTTAAATTTCTAGTTAGTTTTCTACCTAGTGTTGTGCTAAAGCCATAGCTTCTCTCTTTATATGTTCTCCAGTCATAGTCATTTGCGTAAAGTGTTCCACCAAGGCTATACTCTGAGTCAAAAATTCTTGGGTTTGTAAGACTTATCTGACCTGAAAGCTCTCTGTCACTTTTATCAACACTTACTTGTCCTTGAAGGCCAGAGCCAAAGATATTTGTGTCAGAAAGTGCCGCGTTTAGTAGTAGTCCGTCACTGCTGCCATATCCAATACCACCGCTTATTGAGCCAGTTGAAGCCTCTTTTACTTTTACTTTTAAATCAACTGTATTTTTATCAACCGGATCTTCTTCTATCTCAACATCATCAAAGTAGCTTGTTCTTTTTAGCGCATCTTTTGAGTCTTGAAGGTCGGTTCTACTATATAAATTTCCTTCAGTTAGATAAAGTTCGCGTCTTACAACGCGGTCAACAGTTCTATCGTTTCCTGAAATTTGAACATTTCTTATATATACTTTTTCACCAGGATCGACTTCGTAGTCAATATCGACAGTTTTATTTTCATCAAATTTATCAGTCTTTGGATAGACTTTTACAAACGCATAACCTTTGTCAGCAACCATATCATCGAGCTTTTTCATATCTTGGCGAAGTCTTGCTGAGTTCATTGTATCACCAGCCTCAAGCCTAAAGTCATCTATAATCTTTTTAGTATCAAGCTCTAGCTCTTCAGGTGCCGTAATGCTTACATTTGAAACCTTATAAGGCTCACCTTCATGAACATAATAAGTAAGATCAGCTGTGTAATTATCAAACGATGAATTTAAATAAGGTGACGAAATAGTCGCGTCTAAATAGCCTTTTTGGAAATATTTGTCTTGTATTCTTGCTGGGTCATTTTCAAGCTCAAAAAGTTTAACTTTACCATCATTTCTGCCCCAAAGCCAGCCCATAAATTCTCTACTTTTGTTTGCAACTACTGGCTCAATGTCGTCATAATCAAACTCTTTTGCACCGACTAAATTTACATTTTTGATTATCATATTTTCGCCGC
This window of the Campylobacter concisus genome carries:
- the bamA gene encoding outer membrane protein assembly factor BamA, whose translation is MKKKLFLLALAFSGLSAQTIQSINFKGLIHLSPEVASQIMGLKVGQDLTPKLSDKAITNLYKQNYFDDIYIEDTGNGNLLVAVKEKPSVARVDLKGVVTNDKTAIESLINIKPGNMYDELTIEKTKERIRQYYESKGYFDTVVDVEKQPVADNDSSLFITLNINRGENMIIKNVNLVGAKEFDYDDIEPVVANKSREFMGWLWGRNDGKVKLFELENDPARIQDKYFQKGYLDATISSPYLNSSFDNYTADLTYYVHEGEPYKVSNVSITAPEELELDTKKIIDDFRLEAGDTMNSARLRQDMKKLDDMVADKGYAFVKVYPKTDKFDENKTVDIDYEVDPGEKVYIRNVQISGNDRTVDRVVRRELYLTEGNLYSRTDLQDSKDALKRTSYFDDVEIEEDPVDKNTVDLKVKVKEASTGSISGGIGYGSSDGLLLNAALSDTNIFGSGLQGQVSVDKSDRELSGQISLTNPRIFDSEYSLGGTLYANDYDWRTYKERSYGFSTTLGRKLTRNLSASLTYNIEQSKITLKDDELRDINTKTKKEIYREGKAIKSAITPALTYNSTDDYYLPRRGIIASTSFEIAGLGGDIDFIKNRTNFNYYLGLREYIDYDLILRYKASFGKIWERGYTPINERLYLGGIRSLRGYESRTVSPKVKYNGDYYEYGGETSFNNSAEISFPIIDRVKMRGVVFYDYGMIGENSLNEIKRSSVGTGIEWITPIGPLQLIFAKALKPKEGDDTNTFEFTIGRRF
- the accD gene encoding acetyl-CoA carboxylase, carboxyltransferase subunit beta — encoded protein: MNFSDIFSKIRKAQPRPEEAPTHWVKCDNCHSLMYYKEVEACFNVCPKCGYHMRLKATDRINLICDEDSFVEFDANLKPVDPLNFVDKKSYKKRITENKEKTGRTSSVICGEGKCDGQDIQLVVFDFGFMGGSLASVEGEKIVRAIKRAIEKRQALVIVSASGGARMQESTFSLMQMSKTSAALKLLDEAKLPYISILTDPTMGGVSASFAWLGDLIIAEPGALIGFAGQRVIKQTIGADLPEGFQRAEFLLEHGLIDAIVPRSEHKKYISDMVKFLTNNKTMHQKERQDESGNNFELKLKTKG
- a CDS encoding 23S rRNA (pseudouridine(1915)-N(3))-methyltransferase RlmH, with protein sequence MEISVFSIQKSSRDNFENEIQEYIKMSAKFAKINDKVFFNEKIAKAQSTGKSEALRAYDEIYEPNLKGFCVMLDENGLQLDSQEFAQILNSNSQINFFIGGAYGLSQNLKNKAQKIISLSKMTMAHKVAKLVLFEQIFRALCINANHPYHK